Sequence from the Qipengyuania gaetbuli genome:
CGGCATTTTTGTGTCGACCAAGGCAATCCCGGCAGCCCGCCTGCAGGACAAGGGCGCGGGACGCGTGCTGTGGTGGGGCGGCCTGCGCGGCGGTATTTCGATCGCGCTCGCCCTGTCGTTACCTGCTGGGGAGACGCGCGACCTGATCCTTGCCGCAACCTTTGCCGCCGTTCTTTTCAGCGTGCTGGTCCAGCGCGCAACGCTCGGCCGCCTGATCGAGAAGCTGAAGGCCGACCACGCCCCCGCGGTAGAGGACGCGCCCGCCCCGACCCGCCACTAGAGCCTGGCCATCCAGAACTGCATCGTGTGGACGATCTCGCCCGCGCTGCCAGGCTCCTTCCAGTCGAAGCTGGTGGTGAGGCCTTCCACCTTCTCGTAACCGCGAGCCCGCCAGAACGGGTCGAGTGGCCTGTGGCCGGAAGGTCGGCGGGTATCGTCCTCGCTCCGCACCACTGCGCAAAAGGTCGCGTGGGTTGCGCCATAGGCGCGCGCTGCGGCCTCTCGGCGGTCGAAGAAGGCGTGCCCGATGCCCTTGCCGCGATAGGCAGGCAGCAGCACGCTTTCGCCGAAATAGAACAGGCGGGAGGTATCGTGTCCCAACGCTTCGAACGGGCGGCGGAACTCGGGCTTCTGGCCGCTCATCGGGGAAGCGGTGGCCGCCCCGACGATGCGGTCCCCGTCCATTGCCGCGACGAGGACCGAGCCTTCTTCGGCCGCAAACTCCGCGAGGTATTCGCGTTCATAGGCGGCATCGCCATCGTAATGGTACGGCCACTCTGCGAACACCTCGATCCTCAGATCTGCCAATGCGTCCAGCGCTTCTGCCAGTTCCGCGCGGCCAAGGGTTCGTATCCCGATCGTCATGTCTCGGGGGCTATCGGGGCTGGGGCGTCCCCGCAATTGCTTTCGCGCGCGCGCTTCTGTATGCGCCAAGCGAACGCCCCGGACCAAGCGGACGCACCCGATTCCGCTGCCGGGGCGACGGTTTTTTGAGCGCGAAGGAAATCGCCCATGTCACGTCGCCGCCAGATCTACGAAGGCAAGGCCAAGATCCTCTACGAAGGTCCGGAACCGGGCACGATCATCCAGTATTTCAAGGATGACGCCACCGCCTTCAACGCCCAGAAGAAGGGCACGATCAACGGCAAGGGCGTGATCAACAACCGCATCAGCGAGTATGTCTTCACGCGCCTGTCGCACATCGGCATCCCGACCCACTTCATCCGTCGCCTCAACATGCGCGAACAGCTGGTCCGCCAGGTGGAAATCATTCCGCTCGAAGTGGTGGTGCGCAATGTCGCCGCCGGCTCGCTCAGCCAGCGCCTCGGCATCGAGGAAGGCGAACTGCTGCCGCACACGCTGATCGAATATTGCTACAAGGACGATGGCCTCGGCGACCCCAAGGTTTCCGAAGAGGAAATCGCCTGCTTCAACTGGTGCAGCCATGAAGAGATGCAGGACATGTCGTCGATGGCAATCCGCATCAACGACTTCCTGTGCGGCATGTTCAGCGCGATCGACATCCGCCTGATCGACTTCAAGCTGGAATTCGGCCGCATCTGGGACGGCGATTACAGCCGCGTGATCCTCGCCGACGAAATCAGCCCCGATGGCTGCCGCCTGTGGGACATCAACACCGGCGAGAAGCTCGACAAGGACCGCTTCCGCCGCGACCTTGGCGGCGAGAGCGAAGCCTATCAGGAAGTCGCGCGCCGTCTCGGTCTGCTGCAGAACGACGATGCCGGTCCGGGCGAAGTGCTCGACATGAACGCGCATCGCGGCCGCCTGCGCACGCCGCCGAAACCGGCCAAGAAGTAACCCGCTACACTACGTAGCGCAGCGTCATCCCGCTGGGCCCGATAGCGAAGGCGCAATCGGGCATGTGGTCTCCGTCGACCTGTACGGGGGTCACGCAGCGGTCGAAGGCGATGCGGCGGCAGGACCGGATTTCCGCAATACCAAGCCGCGCGACCGGCAGGCGCAACATGACCGCCAGACTGAGGGCAATCGTCCCGAGCCGCGTCGAGCGGGTAAGCGTGATCAGTTCCACCGAATCCGCGGCCAGAGCCGCTTCCGGACTGACCCTGAACGGGCCGGCATAGAGCGCCGCATGACTGACGATGGCAGCCTCCGCCTCGTATTCGAAGCTTTCCCCACTCACCAATTCGCCGCTGATGGTCATGGTATCGCGCGGCCAGTCGCGCATCTGCTGGGCCAGCGCGACGACATAGGCATAGCGCCCGATGCGTTTCTTCAGCTTGCCGTCTATCCGCGCGACCGCATGGCTGTCGGGCCCGATGGAAAGGCAGGACACGATCGGCATCTCGCCAAGCGTGTAAAGCGGCGAATGGACCCAGCCCTCGCTCCCGCGATCCCATGCCGCGCGCAGTTCGGCGGCAAAGTTCGCGGGCTGGCGCGCATAGCCGAGCTCACGCGCGACGAGGTTGATCGTGCCCGATGGCGCGACGCACAGCGGCACGTCTCCGGCCTTGTCGCCGAGCGCTTGCACCGTGTCGCGCAAGGTCCCGTCGCCGCCATGGACGCAGATCACCTCCGCGCCACCCGATAGCTGGGCTCCCTTTGCAGTCGTCGGCATCGGCGTGACGCTAAAGCCCTCGGCCTCCAGCCCTGCCACGAGTGCATCGAGATGCGCCTGGCTGAAACTGCCCGATACGGGGTTGTAGACGAGGTCGAGAGCGGTCATCTGCGCCCACGTCTAGGGCCGAAGTCGTTGCCGTGCCACGAAAAAGGGCCGGGAAGGTCTCCCCTCCCGGCCCCGTTCTTTTCGTGTGGCGCCGAACCTAGTGTTCGAAGCGCACCGACAGGCCGATCACGCGCGGATCGTTCACGAAGCCGGTGTTGTTGTTGAAGTCGATACCACCCTTCACATTGTCCGCATCGGTGATGTTGCGGGCGAAGAGTGCAACTTCCAGCGTTCCGTCACGCTTGGCGTAACCGATGCGCAGACCGCCTTCGATCTGGTTGTCGGCAACGTATTCGGCGCTGTCGTAGAGGAAGAAGCTGGTTTCGCCCTGGTAGGTCCAGTCGGTGTAGGCGAAGATTTCGCCGACGCTGCCGACCGGCACGGCGTAACGTGCGGTGATGTCGGCAATCCATTCCGGTGCGTTGGGGAACGGGTTGCCGTCCACCAGCGCGCGGTCGGTGCCGCCGATGTTCACGATCGGGTCGAGCACGGTGCACTGGGCGCAGATGCCGACGGCCAGGTTCTCGTCACGGATTTCGGTGTTGTTGTAGCTGGCACCGGCCGTGACGAGGAAGTTCGGCGTGATCTGGAACGCGCTGTCGAGCTCGAAGCCCCAGCCGCGACCGTCCGCCGCATTGACGAGCTGCACGAGGTTGCCGGCACCGCCGACGGCGGAGAACTGCGGGTCCTCGATGTTGTAGAAGTAGGCGGCACCGTTCAGGCGGACGCGGCGGTCGGCCAGTTCGGACTTGAAGCCGACTTCATAGCTCATGATCTTCTCGCTCGTCGCGATCGACGGCGGCGCGAAGAAGGCCACGTCGCGACCCTGGATGGTCGGAGCGCGGAAACCGCTGGCGACGCGGGCGAAGACGCTGGCATCGGTGCTCACGTCGACGAATGCGGCGAGATCCCAGCTGATGCGGTCATCCTGGACCGAACGCGGCTGCGGTGCGGCACCGTCGAGGACGACGAAGTCCTTCTGGTCGTCGGTGTAGCGAAGACCACCGGTCAGCTTGATCGTGTCGGTCACCTGCGAGGAAACCTGGCCGAACACGGCCCAGCTCTCGTTGGTGTGGTTGACGGTCACGGACGGCGGGAAATCGAAGCCGACCGTGGTCACGTCGAAGTCGCTGTCGAAGTAGAAACCGCCGACCTGCCATTCCAGCGCGCCGCCGCCGTTGCTGGCAAGGCGGACTTCCTGGGTGAACTGGTCGAGTTCGATCGAATCGCGCGTATCCGACGGGAACGGGATGAAGCCCGGGCCCATGACCGGCAGGAAGCTGGCACCGAAGCCGCCGTCGATGTCGCCGCGGCTCGAACCTTCGCTCGACGCGAAGCTGGTGATCGAGGTGAAGGTGGCGAAATCGGCTTCGTAGTCGACCTTGCCGGTGATGATCTCGGCCTTGTATTCGGCCTGGTTGCCGCCGCCGGCGTCGAAGAACACGGTGTCGCGGTCGTAATTATCGTTCAGCTCGTTGTTGCCCGGGCCGAGGATGTTGGCGCGGAACAGCGTCGACGTGCCGTCGAGATCGCGGATCGAGTAGCTGCCGAGGATCGACAGGCGGTCGGTCGGGGTGATCAGCAGCTGGGCGCGCGCGGCGATGTCGGCATAGGCGCCGTAGGCGTCCTCTTCACCGGTGAAGCCGTTGTCCACCCAGTCGTCGCGCTGCTGCCACATGCCCGACAGGCGCAGCGAGGCGAGGCCCGGTGCAATCGGAATGGTCAGGCCGCCGTCGATCGAAACCGAACCGAAGCTGCCGACGCTGGCCGAACCGTTGACGGTGAATTCATCGCCCGGCTTGACGGTGTCGATCTTGACGATGCCGGCCGGGGTGTTGCGACCGAATAGCGTGCCCTGCGGGCCGCGCAGGACTTCCACGCGCTCGACGTCGAAGATCGGGAAGCTCTTGAGCGTGACGTTTTCGAGGACGACGTCGTCCATGACGACCGAAACCGGCTGCGAGGCAGCAAGGTCGAAGTCGGTGTTGCCGAGGCCGCGGATGTAGAAGCGCGGGGCTGCACGGCCGTTCGAGCTTTCGACGAACAGGCCCGGGACGCGGCCGGCCAGCGCGGTCACGTCGGCGCCGGCATCGAAGATGGTGCGGGTCGCGTCGGCCGACAGGATGGCAGCCGAAACGGCGACGTCCTGCAGGTTTTCCTCGCGGCGGTTGGCGGTCACGACGATCATGTCGAGCTGGCCGTTGTCGGCTTCTTCGGCACCGGTCACTTCGGTGTCGGAGCTGTCGACGTCCTGGGCCATCGCGGGCTGCGCAAGTGCGAGAGCCAGCGTGCTGGCAGAAAGGAGGCGGAGAGTAAGGGAGCGGTCAATCATGGGGATGATCCTTTTGGCCCGAAGCGTTCCTGCGCGCGGGTTGGTGGGATGGAGTTGGGGAATTGACCCGCGCCCTGTAGCCGAAATGTCGCGCTTTTCGAATCGGAAAGGCACGGAATTGCGCGGTTCCGGAATGATGTTGCAATGCGGTGACAGTCCGTTTTCAGGCTGCCGGAAGGTAACCCGCTGTCCCCGTTCGCCTTTCGCCTGCCGCTTGCCCTTCGCGCGCACTCGCGGCATAGGCGCGCGCAAGCTTCAACCCCAAGCTATCAAAGGCGCCGCCCATGAAAGTCCGTGTCCTCGTCAGCCTCAAGCCCGGCGTGCTCGACCCGCAGGGTCGCGCCGTACACCATGCCCTTGAAGGGCTTGGCTTTTCCGGCGTCGAAGATGCGCGCGTGGGCCGCACGATCGATCTCGACCTGGCCGACGGCACCAGCGACGAAGCGCTGACCGAGATGTGCGAGAAGCTGCTCGCCAACACGGTGATCGAGAATTACCGCATCGAGAAGCTCGGCTGATGGCCTTCCGCGCAGCCGTCATCACCTTTCCCGGTTCCAACTGCGACCGCGACATGGCGGTTGCGATCGAACAGGTTTCGGGCACAGCCCCGCACCGCGTGTGGCACGGTGATGCCCAACTGCCCGACGGGCTGGACTTCATCGCCCTGCCCGGCGGCTTTTCCTATGGCGATTACCTGCGTTCGGGCGCCATGGCGGCGAACAGCCCGATCATGCGCGAAGTTGTCCGCGCGGCCGAGCGCGGCGTGCCGGTCCTGGGCGTATGCAACGGTTTCCAGGTCCTGACCGAGGCCCGGTTGCTGCCGGGCGCACTGATGCGCAACGCCGGCCAGAACTTCATCTGTCGCACTGTCGCACTCAAGGTAGAAAACGCGCAGTCGCTGTTCACCAGCGGCTACGAGGCCGGACAGGAAATCCGCATTCCGGTCGCCCACCACGACGGCAATTACTTTGCCGATGCCGAAACGCTCGACCGGCTCGAAGGCGAAGGCCGCGTGGCGTTCCGCTATGCCGAGGCGTGCAACGGTTCGCAGCGCGATATCGCGGGCGTGCTCAATGCTGCCGGGAACGTGCTGGGCATGATGCCGCACCCCGAACGCGCGATCGATCCGGCCCATGGCGGGACCGACGGGCGCGCCCTGTTCGAAGCGGCAATCCGCTCGCTCGCGACCGCCTGATCAGGCGCTCTTGAGCGCGCCGCGAGCGAATATCTTGCGGGCGTCGGCTGCCGGCATCGGACGGCCGAAGTGGTATCCTTGGATCTTGGTGCAGCCGAGGCGGCGGATGAGGTCCGCCTCTTCCTGGTTCTCCACGCCTTCTGCGGTCGTGGTCATGCCGAGGCTGTCGGCCATCGCCACCACGGCGCGGATGATCGCCAGACTTTCCGGGCTGTCCTGCGCCGCGCCCTGAACGAACATGCGGTCGACCTTGATGGTCGTGAATTCGAGCTTCCTGAGGTAGCCGAGCGAGGAATAACCCGTCCCGAAATCATCGAGTGCGACCGAGCAACCAAGCGCAAGGCACTGTTCCAGCGCCTTCCGCACCACGCCGGCATCGCGCATGAAAATGCTCTCGGTCACCTCGATTTCCAGGCGGTTCGCCGAAAGGCCGCTGTGCGAAAGCGCGCGCACCACCGTGCCTGCGAAATCGGGCTCTAGAAGCTGTTCCGGCGAGACGTTGACGTTCACCTTCACGTGCTCGGGCCAGTTCGTTGCCGCTTCGCGGCAGGCTTCGTTCATCACCCAGGTACCGATGGGCACGATCAGGCGCGTGTCTTCGGCGATCGGAATGAACTTTGCCGGGCTCACGAAGCCGTGGACCTTGCTGTTCCACCTCACGAGCGCTTCGAAGCTGACAACCTCTTCGGTATTGGCATCCACCACGGGCTGGAAATGCAGCATCATCTCGTCGTTCTCGAGCGCGCTGCGCAGCGAGAATTCCAGCTGGCGTTTCTCTTCTGCGGTGGCGTGAAGCGACGGTTCGTATTCGCAGTGGACGCCGCCGCCCTCGTCCTTGGCGCGGTAGAGGGCCAGGTCGGCGTTGCGGATGATTTCCTCCACCTTCGTCCCGTCGCGCGGACCGATTGCCGAACCCACGCTGGCCCCGACGTAAAGGACCTGGTTCTCGATATGGTAAGGTGCCGACAGGGCCGCGATCACGGTCTTTGCGAGCGTGTCGATCCGTTTGCGGTCTGCCGCATCGCGCACCACGATGGCGAATTCATCGCCGCCCAGGCGTCCGCAAACCTCGCCTTCGTCGACCAACGGCTTGAGGCGGCGAGCGACTTCACCGAGCATCTGGTCGCCGACGAGATGCCCCAAGGAATCGTTGACCGCCTTGAACCGGTCGAGATCGATCATCAGGAAGGCACAGCGGCTGCGCCACTTCTGCGCGTATTCCAGAGCCTCTCCCAGCGCCTCGGTGAGCATGAGACGGTTGGGCAGCTGGGTCAGTGTGTCGTAACGCGCAAGGTAAGCGATCTTCTCGCTGCTCTCGTGCTTTTCGGTCACGTCCGAGCCGACGCCGCGGAAGCCGATGAAGGACCCGCTGTCGTTGAGCATGGGGGTGCCTGACAGCTCCCAGTACCGACGCTCACCATTGATGACGGCCTTGACCGTGAGGTTGGAGAAGCTCTCCCGGCGCTTCAACTTCTCGGCCAGTTCGTGAAGGCTGGGCGGAAACTGCCCAGTCTTCCAGCTATCGCCGGAAATGAGTTGCAGGAACGGCTGCCCTTCGATCTCGGAAATCTGCTTGCCGATGGCAAAGGCCAGGCGCGGGCTGACCGAGCGCATCTTTCGGTTCGGGTCGACCTGCCACAGCCAGTCGGCCTCGCCTTCCTCGAATTCGCGCAGGAGCATGGAAACGACTTCGCTCTTTTCCTGCATCGCCAATTCGGACAGGCGTCCGCCGACGCGCATACGCGCCATCTCGAACGTGCCGAGCGAACCCAGGAGCATGGTAAGCGCGATCACCCCGGCCAACAGGAAGGAACTGTGCATCAGGGCGACGATCAGCGGGCCGACCGATGCCGCAGCAAGGAAGGCGATGGTGCTGAGCGGCACGCTGTACCGGCTCGAAGTGCTGCACACCACAAGGAAGCACAGGATAATCCAGATGCTGGAGAGCTGTTCCTGTGCGCCCAGCGCGGCCAGCGCGACAACACCGAGCGACCAGACTGCGCCCTTGTTGGCCGAAGTCATCGCATGAGCGCGCACGTCGTCCTGGTTGAACCGCCGCATTTCTGCGTTGCGCAGGCGCTTGTCGAGGCTGAAGGCATGGACGACCGACAGGCCCAGCGCGCAGCCCCATGCCACGACGAGCAATGGATTGACCGTGGGAATGGCGACGCCCGCAACCAGAGCAAAGGCAAGCGCATGGAGCATCGCACGCACCACGGCGCGCTTGCTGACGAGCGCATACTGGTGGCCGTGAAGGCGCGTCCAGTCGACGCCATCGACGCTCGCCAGGCCAAGCACCTGGCGGGCGGTCAAGGTCTCCGCATCGACAACCGTATTTGAACTCGTCTGGCTCACCCCCGCACGCTTACAAGCGAAAGGTTATGCGCACGTAAACGCTTCTGGCCTTTACGCTTTTTCCTGCTTGCCCGATCGAAGGGCCTGTAACGGCGCCTAGCCATTGAAATTGCGGGCAAACGCGCCGACCCAATCTCAGTGAACCATCGTCCTTACCGGGCCGGAAACCACCGGCCCTGCAGGGTCACTCGACCGTTACCGACTTGGCCAGGTTACGCGGCTGGTCGACATCGGTGCCTTTCACGCAGGCCACGTGATAAGCGAGAAGCTGCACCGGCACGGCATAGACCAGCGGCGCGATCAGCGGGTGGACTTTCGGCATCTCGATGGTCGCCATGCAACCTTCGCTGGCCTGTTCGAGCCCTTCGGCATCCGAAATCAGCACGATCTGCCCGCCGCGCGCGCGCACTTCCTCCATGTTGGAGACGGTCTTTTCGAACAGCGGCCCGGAAGGTGCGAGCACGATCACCGGCACTTCGTTGTCGATCAGCGCGATGGGACCGTGCTTCATCTCGCCGCTGGCATAGCCTTCGGCGTGGATATAGCTGATTTCTTTCAGCTTCAGCGCGCCTTCCAGCGCCAAAGGGAAGTCGGGGCCGCGGCCCAGGTACAGCACGTCGCGCGCAGGCGCGATGAGATGCGCCATGCTGGCAATGTCGTCGTCATGGTCGAGCGCGGCGTTGAGGCAAGCCGGGGCTTCGAGCAGGTGGGCGACCACTTCCTGCTCTTCCTCGCGGCTCATCAGCCCTTTCTTGACCGCCATGTGGGCCGCAAGAGCCGCCAGCACGGCAAGCTGGCAGGTGAACGCCTTGGTCGAGGCAACGCCGATCTCGGGCCCGGCATGGGTGGGGAGGAGCAGGTCCGCCTCGCGCGCCATGGAACTGGTGGGTACATTGACGATGACCCCGATGGTCTGGCCGTTCTGCTTACAATGGCGCAGCGCCGCCAGCGTATCGGCCGTCTCACCGCTCTGGGATATGAACAGCGCCAGGCCGCCTTCCTCGAGGACCGGTTCGCGGTAACGGAACTCGCTCGCTACATCGATGTCGACCGGAACGCGGGCGAACTGTTCGAACCAGTATTTCGCCACCATGCCCGCATAGAAGGACGTGCCGCAGGCAACGATGGTGATGCGGCGCACGCTCGAGAGGTCGAAATCGAACTGCGGCAGCGCAACCGAGTTGTCCGAACGCCGCAGGTAGGAGGCGAGCGTTTGCGCGACCACGGTCGGCTGCTCGAAAATCTCCTTCTGCATGAAGTGGCGGTAATTGCCCTTTTCGACCGCCGCGGCCGATGCGCCCGAAGCGCGCACCTCGCGTTCGACCTCGGTGTTCTCGGCGTCGTAGATCGTCGCGCCTTCGCGCGTGACAACCACCCAGTCGCCTTCCTCGAGGTAGCTGATCTGCTGCGTCAGCGGTGCAAGCGCCAGCGCGTCGGAGCCGAGATAGGTTTCACCCTCGCCGTAACCGACGACCAAGGGCGAACCGAGCCGCGCGCCGATCAGCATGTCGGGATGGTCGCGAAAGGCAATCGCCAGCGAGAATGCACCTCGCAGGCGCGGGAGGACTTCAGCGACGGCTTCCTGCGGCGAGTGGCCTTCCTCCACCAGTTTCGAGATGTGGTGCAGGACGACTTCGGTGTCAGTATCGCTTTCCAGCGTACGCCCGGCCTCCCGCAGTTCGGCGCGCAGTTCCTTGTAATTCTCGATAATCCCGTTGTGGACCAGCGCGACACGATCCGTCGCATGCGGGTGGGCATTCTTGGCCGTGGGCGCGCCATGCGTCGCCCAGCGCGTGTGTGCGATGCCCACATCGCCTGCAGCCGGGTTCGAAGCGAGTTCGGCCACGAGGTTCGCCAGCTTGCCCTCTGCCCGGCGGCGAACAAGAGCGCCGTCATGGACGGTGCAGATCCCGGCGCTGTCGTAACCGCGATATTCCATGCGCTTCAGGCCATCGACCAGCCGCTCCACGACCGGCTGGTTTCCGACGATCCCGATAATTCCGCACATAGATTGCTGCTCCGAAAATAGCGTTTGGGGTCACTTAGCGGTTATTGGCGCGCAATCAATCGCGCGCGATTTTCAGCCAACGCTAATGACAGATTGCTGCTGACTGCAAATCGCAGCTGCGCGCCCGTGTTGCAAAGATGACGAACCGCGCGAGCCGGCACTCGCTTCGGGCCATCCCCGGCGTGACGCCAAGTTTACCGCCTGTTTACCAAACTTCTTCAAGGCTGCTATCGAAGGATGACAGGGGGTATCATGTCGCAGTCCATTGCAGCTACCAGCTTTGCGGTTCCCACAGGCCAGGACCAGCCCGACGTCACCATCGTCATGCCTTGCCTCAACGAAGTGGATTCGCTGCGCCATTGCATCGGCAACGCGCTCAAAGCACTGGCCCGCATGCGGATCGAACTGGACCTTTCCGGCGAGATCGTGATCGCCGACAACGGGTCGACCGACGGCAGCCAGGCGCTTGCGACGGAGCTTGGCGCGCGCGTCGTGCCGGTCGCGGAGAAAGGTTACGGCGCTGCCCTGATCGGCGGGTGCCGGGGCGCCTGGGGTCGCTACATCGTGATGGGCGATTGCGACGGCAGCTACAATTTCACCGAAGGCGTCGCCATGGTGGCCGAGCTCGAGAAGGGTGCGGACGTGTGCATGGGCAACCGCTTTCGCGGCGGAATCGCACCTGGCGCCATGCCGTGGAAGAACCGCCACATCGGTAACCCTGCGCTTACCGGCATCCTCAACCTGTTCTTCCGCACCGGCATGGGCGATGCGCATTGCGGGCTGCGAGCGCTAACGAAAGATGCGTTCGATCGCCTCAAGCTGACCGGCAGCGGCATGGAATTCGCCAGCGAGATGGTCATCAAAGCATCACTGCTGGACCTTCGCATGGTCGAGGTCGCGGCGACGCTCAGCCCCGACCTTCGCGACCGCGAACCGCACCTTCGCCCGTGGCGCGACGGATGGCGTCACTTGCGCTATCTCTTCATGCTCAGCCCGACATGGGTCTTCGGAGTCCCTGGCCTTGCCGCTCTCGGCATGGGGATGACGATCCTCTTCACCGCCGCCCTCCACGCCCTAGGGCTCCTGTCGTGGGTGCCGTTTGGCGAAAGTTTCATCGCCGTGGGCGCGATGCTGACCCTGGTCGGCCATATCGCGACGATCATGGCGGTTGCCGCACATCTCCACGGGGTGCGCCAAGGGTATCGCAGGCCGCGACGCTGGCTTGAAGGCAATCGCTTCGCCACACTGGAAACATGTGCCATCGGCGGTATCTCAATGATCCTCGCCTCGCTCGTCGCGCTGGTGGCGGTGGGCTTCTATTGGGAAGCGTCGAGCTTTTCCGCCCTGCCCTCGATCCTGCCGGTGACGCTTGCCGGCCTGCTCGGTGCTCTGGGCCTGCAGACCCTTTTCGCAGGGTTCTTGCTGGCGGTGCTCGGCGGCAATGAGGCGCAGTTCTATCCGGCCCAACCGGAGGAGTAGGGCGCACCCGCCATGACCGCCAGACTCGACTTCATCTATATCGGTACGCCAAAAGCGGGCTCGACCTGGATGTTCGAGGCGCTGCGGCATCATCCCGACGTGCAGCTTTTCCCGTCGAAGGCGTCGAAATTCTTCGAGACGGACGAGCCCGGCCCGATCGCGGATTACGAGGCCCAGCTCGCAAGCTTCGAGGGGACGGGCAAGATCGGCGAAATTTCGCACGATGCCTATCTCTATCCCCACAATGCCGAGCTACTGCGCCAGCATTTCCCCGATGTAAAAATCATCATCTGCCTGCGCGAACCGGGCGATTTCGCCCGCTCGCTCGTGCTGTGGCTGCGCGCCCACACGCGCGATTACGGCGACACGGCACAGCAGATGATGGACCACCCCAAGCTACGCAGCTGGATGAACTACGCAGAAGGCCTTGCCCCGTTCTTCGAGGCCTTCCCGCGCGAGCAGATCAAGGTCCTCTTCTTCGAGGACTTCAAGGCCGATCCTGCGCAATTCTACCGCCATATCTGCACCCATATCGGCGTCAGCCACGAATGGGTACCGCAGTCGCTGACCGAAGTGGTCAACCCGGCCCGCGCGCCCCGTTTCGCGCTGTTCACCGAGACCGTCTACAAGGTCGGCGTCGTGACACGGGCACTTGGCCTTGGCGGACTGGTCGAGGCAGCCAAGCGCTGGAAGCTGCTCGAAGCGCTGCTCTACGCACCCAGCAAGTCGGTCGACATCGGCCAGCACGAAGTCGCCCGCAGCGAGCGCGAGCGGGCGGCCGGCTGGCTCAACAAGCTTGAACAGCTCATCGACACCCGCGTGCCGGTCCGCTGGCGGGACAAGGTGACGCCGTGAACAACAGCCGCCGCAACCTGCTGGCAGCACTCTCGCTGGCTTTTGCCGCGGCGCTCCTTGTCGCGCTGTTCCGTTTCTCTGGACTTGCGCCTGCAGACCTTGTCGCGGCCCTGGGCGCCACCCCGGCAAGCGTGATTGCGGCGGTACTGGCCCTTACGCTGGCCAACCAGCTGGTGAGCGTTGCACGATGGCGCGTGCTCGACCGGTTCCTCGGGAGGAGCCCGACCATCGTGCCTTGGGGCCTCGCCACACGGGCGACGCTGCGCGGCGCGCTGGCGGGCCAGGTCCTTCCGCTCCAATTCTCGATGCCGCTTGCCCGCTGGGCCAGCGTGAGAAACGGACAAGCGGTCAACGCCACGCTCTACGAGCAATTGCTCGACCTCATCCTTCTGGTTTGCGCCGGCGCGGCGGCAATACTGCTGTTCGCGTGGGGGACCGGCATGGCTGCGTCGCTGGCCCTGTTCTGCGCCGCCGTATTCGGTTCCGTCGCCATCATGCCGTGGACGCTGCGCATTCTTGGCGCTGTCGTTGAAACGCTCCCCAGCTCCGCTTTGATAGAACGCGCAGGACGGGCGCTTGCACGCGCGGCGAGTTTGCCCGCCCGCACGCT
This genomic interval carries:
- a CDS encoding putative bifunctional diguanylate cyclase/phosphodiesterase is translated as MTARQVLGLASVDGVDWTRLHGHQYALVSKRAVVRAMLHALAFALVAGVAIPTVNPLLVVAWGCALGLSVVHAFSLDKRLRNAEMRRFNQDDVRAHAMTSANKGAVWSLGVVALAALGAQEQLSSIWIILCFLVVCSTSSRYSVPLSTIAFLAAASVGPLIVALMHSSFLLAGVIALTMLLGSLGTFEMARMRVGGRLSELAMQEKSEVVSMLLREFEEGEADWLWQVDPNRKMRSVSPRLAFAIGKQISEIEGQPFLQLISGDSWKTGQFPPSLHELAEKLKRRESFSNLTVKAVINGERRYWELSGTPMLNDSGSFIGFRGVGSDVTEKHESSEKIAYLARYDTLTQLPNRLMLTEALGEALEYAQKWRSRCAFLMIDLDRFKAVNDSLGHLVGDQMLGEVARRLKPLVDEGEVCGRLGGDEFAIVVRDAADRKRIDTLAKTVIAALSAPYHIENQVLYVGASVGSAIGPRDGTKVEEIIRNADLALYRAKDEGGGVHCEYEPSLHATAEEKRQLEFSLRSALENDEMMLHFQPVVDANTEEVVSFEALVRWNSKVHGFVSPAKFIPIAEDTRLIVPIGTWVMNEACREAATNWPEHVKVNVNVSPEQLLEPDFAGTVVRALSHSGLSANRLEIEVTESIFMRDAGVVRKALEQCLALGCSVALDDFGTGYSSLGYLRKLEFTTIKVDRMFVQGAAQDSPESLAIIRAVVAMADSLGMTTTAEGVENQEEADLIRRLGCTKIQGYHFGRPMPAADARKIFARGALKSA
- the glmS gene encoding glutamine--fructose-6-phosphate transaminase (isomerizing); its protein translation is MCGIIGIVGNQPVVERLVDGLKRMEYRGYDSAGICTVHDGALVRRRAEGKLANLVAELASNPAAGDVGIAHTRWATHGAPTAKNAHPHATDRVALVHNGIIENYKELRAELREAGRTLESDTDTEVVLHHISKLVEEGHSPQEAVAEVLPRLRGAFSLAIAFRDHPDMLIGARLGSPLVVGYGEGETYLGSDALALAPLTQQISYLEEGDWVVVTREGATIYDAENTEVEREVRASGASAAAVEKGNYRHFMQKEIFEQPTVVAQTLASYLRRSDNSVALPQFDFDLSSVRRITIVACGTSFYAGMVAKYWFEQFARVPVDIDVASEFRYREPVLEEGGLALFISQSGETADTLAALRHCKQNGQTIGVIVNVPTSSMAREADLLLPTHAGPEIGVASTKAFTCQLAVLAALAAHMAVKKGLMSREEEQEVVAHLLEAPACLNAALDHDDDIASMAHLIAPARDVLYLGRGPDFPLALEGALKLKEISYIHAEGYASGEMKHGPIALIDNEVPVIVLAPSGPLFEKTVSNMEEVRARGGQIVLISDAEGLEQASEGCMATIEMPKVHPLIAPLVYAVPVQLLAYHVACVKGTDVDQPRNLAKSVTVE
- a CDS encoding glycosyltransferase family 2 protein codes for the protein MSQSIAATSFAVPTGQDQPDVTIVMPCLNEVDSLRHCIGNALKALARMRIELDLSGEIVIADNGSTDGSQALATELGARVVPVAEKGYGAALIGGCRGAWGRYIVMGDCDGSYNFTEGVAMVAELEKGADVCMGNRFRGGIAPGAMPWKNRHIGNPALTGILNLFFRTGMGDAHCGLRALTKDAFDRLKLTGSGMEFASEMVIKASLLDLRMVEVAATLSPDLRDREPHLRPWRDGWRHLRYLFMLSPTWVFGVPGLAALGMGMTILFTAALHALGLLSWVPFGESFIAVGAMLTLVGHIATIMAVAAHLHGVRQGYRRPRRWLEGNRFATLETCAIGGISMILASLVALVAVGFYWEASSFSALPSILPVTLAGLLGALGLQTLFAGFLLAVLGGNEAQFYPAQPEE
- a CDS encoding sulfotransferase family protein, which translates into the protein MTARLDFIYIGTPKAGSTWMFEALRHHPDVQLFPSKASKFFETDEPGPIADYEAQLASFEGTGKIGEISHDAYLYPHNAELLRQHFPDVKIIICLREPGDFARSLVLWLRAHTRDYGDTAQQMMDHPKLRSWMNYAEGLAPFFEAFPREQIKVLFFEDFKADPAQFYRHICTHIGVSHEWVPQSLTEVVNPARAPRFALFTETVYKVGVVTRALGLGGLVEAAKRWKLLEALLYAPSKSVDIGQHEVARSERERAAGWLNKLEQLIDTRVPVRWRDKVTP